A genomic window from Vitis riparia cultivar Riparia Gloire de Montpellier isolate 1030 chromosome 16, EGFV_Vit.rip_1.0, whole genome shotgun sequence includes:
- the LOC117933360 gene encoding receptor-like protein EIX2 has translation MAISKAIIVFPLLCFLSSTISILCDPYPLVCNETEKHALLSFKHALFDPAHSLSSWSAQESCCGWNGVRCHNITGRVVYLNLFNFGLVGKLSPALLQLEFLNHLNLGLNDFEGTPIPSFLGSMQSLTYLDLSFASFGGLIPPQLGNLSNLRHLRLGGADSFYEPRLYVENLRWISHLSSLKLLFMSKVDLHQEGQWIESTSILSSISMLLLEDCELDNMSPSLEYVNFTSLAILSLYGNHFNHEIPNWLSNLTTSLLQLDLSDNSLKGHIPITILESPYLKDLDLSYNQLTGQIPEYLGQLKHLEALSLRYNSFDGPIPSSLGNLSSLRYLSLYGNRLNGTLPSSLWLLSNLETLLIGNNSLADTISQVHFNELSKLKYLEMSSTSLTFKVNSNWVPPFQLEKLGMSSCQMGPKFPTWLQTQTSLRYLDISKSGIVDIAPTWFWKWASHIQWIYLSDNQISGDLSGVWLNNTSIYLNSNCFTGLLPALSPNVTVLNMANNSFSGPISHFLCQKLKGRSKLEALDLSNNDLSGKLPLCWKSWQSLTHVNLGNNNFSGKIPDSIGSLFSLKALHLQNNGLSGSIPSSLRDCTSLGLLDLSGNKLLGNVPNWIGELAALKVLCLRSNKFIGEIPLQICQLSSLIVLDVSDNELSGIIPRCFNNFSLMAAIETPEDLFIDLDHSNYELEGLVLMTVGRGLEYGGILKYVRMVDLSSNNFSGSIPTELSQLLGLRFLNVSQNHLMGRIPEKIGRMTSLLSLDLSTNHLSGEIPQSLADLTFLNRLNLSCNQFRGRIPLSTQLQSFDAFSYIGNAQLCGVPLTKNCTEDDESQGMDTIDENEEGSEMRWFYISMGLGFIVGFWGVCGALLFKENWRYAYFQFLYDIRDWVYVAVAIRLNWFHDNWRRLLTCKAGDVLVVKGDKLSNEQCPKNDLEKDAMKTIPSASAIGSLMRVDNLVVVGYLDSDFGGCSDDRKSTSGYIFMLAGGAISWKSVKHSLIASSTMYAKFVACYGASSQALCSTLRTISTGSKHMEIKYLTVKDLVKKGDIVIKHIRTESMLADPLTKGLKPITFKEHVEEFHQAHNFKALMHLPILAIPSFVEPLLQKTVQKMKNLKVWMPLMKMKKVMKCHSSTLAWDLDSLWAFGESVVLFSSRKHGGMLISSFFMMLKTGCMWP, from the exons ATGGCAATCTCTAAAGCAATCATTGTGTTTCCCTTGCTTTGCTTTCTATCCTCTACCATCTCAATTCTATGTGACCCATACCCCTTGGTTTGTAATGAAACTGAGAAACATGCCCTTCTAAGCTTCAAACATGCTCTCTTTGATCCTGCACACAGCCTCTCATCTTGGTCTGCTCAAGAAAGCTGCTGTGGATGGAATGGAGTCCGTTGCCATAACATCACTGGTAGAGTCGTTTACCTCAACCTCTTTAATTTTGGATTGGTTGGCAAGCTTAGTCCTGCTTTGCTCCAATTAGAATTTTTGAATCACTTGAACTTGGGGTTGAATGATTTTGAAGGTACTCCTATTCCAAGTTTCCTAGGTTCCATGCAGAGTTTAACATACCTCGACCTCTCATTCGCTTCATTTGGTGGATTAATCCCTCCTCAACTTGGAAATCTTTCCAACCTTCGTCACCTTCGTCTAGGAGGTGCTGATTCTTTCTACGAGCCACGACTTTATGTTGAGAACCTTCGTTGgatttctcatctttcttcTTTGAAACTCCTGTTTATGTCCAAGGTTGACCTTCACCAGGAAGGTCAATGGATTGAATCTACATCTATTCTATCTTCCATTTCCATGTTGCTCTTGGAGGATTGTGAACTCGATAACATGAGTCCATCTCTTGAGTATGTTAATTTTACATCTCTCGCAATCCTTTCTCTTTATGGGAACCATTTCAATCATGAGATACCCAATTGGCTATCTAATCTCACCACTAGTCTTTTACAACTCGATCTAAGTGACAATTCTCTAAAGGGTCATATACCCATCACCATTCTAGAGTCACCTTACTTAAAAGATTTAGATTTGTCATACAATCAACTGACAGGGCAAATACCAGAGTATTTAGGGCAACTCAAACATCTCGAAGCTCTTTCACTTAGATATAATTCCTTTGATGGTCCAATTCCTTCATCTCTAGGGAACCTATCATCCTTGAGGTATTTATCTTTGTATGGAAATAGGTTAAATGGAACTCTTCCAAGCAGTTTGTGGCTTCTTTCAAATTTGGAGACTTTACTGATAGGAAATAACTCCTTAGCAGACACAATATCACAAGTGCATTTTAACGAACTCTCAAAATTGAAGTACTTAGAAATGTCCTCAACATCTCTTACTTTCAAAGTCAACTCCAATTGGGTCCCCCCTTTTCAACTTGAAAAATTGGGGATGAGTTCCTGCCAGATGGGCCCCAAGTTTCCTACATGGCTACAAACTCAAACATCTCTTCGGTATCTGGACATTTCCAAGTCAGGAATTGTGGACATAGCTCCAACATGGTTCTGGAAGTGGGCTTCACATATTCAATGGATCTATCTCTCTGATAACCAGATATCCGGGGATTTATCTGGAGTTTGGCTTAACAATACTAGCATCTATTTGAACTCTAATTGCTTCACCGGTCTGTTACCTGCATTGTCTCCAAATGTTACTGTATTGAACATGGCCAACAATTCGTTTTCGGGACCAATTTCCCATTTCTTGTGCCAAAAGTTGAAGGGAAGAAGTAAATTGGAGGCGCTGGACTTGTCAAATAATGATTTATCTGGAAAGCTTCCTCTGTGTTGGAAGTCTTGGCAGTCTCTGACTCATGTAAACTTGGGAAACAACAACTTTTCGGGTAAAATTCCTGACTCCATAGGCTCTTTATTTTCACTCAAAGCATTGCACCTGCAGAATAATGGCTTATCTGGAAGCATACCCTCATCCTTGCGAGACTGCACATCTTTGGGGCTCCTGGATTTAAGTGGTAATAAACTTTTGGGAAATGTTCCAAATTGGATAGGAGAATTGGCAGCTTTAAAAGTTCTCTGTTTAAGATCCAACAAATTCATTGGCGAAATTCCTTTACAGATCTGCCAACTTTCTTCTCTTATAGTATTGGATGTTTCAGATAATGAGTTGTCTGGAATTATACCCAGGTGTTTTAATAATTTCAGTTTAATGGCCGCAATAGAGACTCCAGAGGACCTGTTTATTGACTTAGATCATTCCAATTATGAATTGGAGGGTCTTGTGTTGATGACAGTTGGAAGAGGACTTGAGTACGGAGGGATTCTTAAATATGTTAGAATGGTAGACCTGTCAAGTAATAATTTTTCTGGATCAATCCCTACTGAATTATCACAACTTTTGGGACTACGGTTCTTAAACGTGTCTCAAAATCATTTGATGGGAAGGATACCGGAGAAAATTGGAAGAATGACATCTTTACTATCTCTTGATCTCTCCACAAACCATCTTTCAGGTGAAATTCCTCAAAGTCTGGCCGATTTAACATTTCTTAATCGCTTGAACCTATCATGCAATCAATTTCGGGGAAGAATTCCTTTAAGCACACAGCTTCAGAGCTTTGATGCATTCAGCTACATTGGCAATGCCCAACTTTGCGGAGTCCCTCTTACAAAAAACTGCACAGAAGATGATGAATCTCAAGGTATGGACACCattgatgaaaatgaagaaggtTCTGAAATGCGATGGTTCTACATTAGCATGGGACTTGGGTTCATTGTAGGCTTTTGGGGAGTCTGTGGTGCTCTTTTATTCAAGGAAAATTGGAGGTATGCTTATTTCCAGTTTCTTTATGACATTAGAGACTGGGTATACGTGGCCGTAGCGATCAGGTTGAATTGGTTCCACGACAATTGGAGGAGGCTGTTG ACGTGCAAAGCTGGTGATGTACTTGTTGTGAAAGGAGATAAACTTAGTAATGAACAGTGTCCAAagaatgatttggaaaaggatGCCATGAAGACTATTCCTTCTGCTAGTGCCATTGGTAGCCTAAT GAGGGTGGATAATCTCGTGGTAGTTGGATACTTAGATTCTGATTTTGGTGGTTGTTCTGATGATCGCAAATCTACTTCAGGATACATTTTTATGTTAGCTGGTGGAGccatttcatggaaaagtgtcaaACATAGCCTAATTGCATCCTCGACCATGTATGCTAAGTTTGTAGCTTGTTATGGTGCATCATCTCAAGCT TTGTGTTCTACTCTAAGAACAATTAGTACGGGTTCTAAGCATATGGAAATCAAGTACCTTACAGTCAAGGACTTAGTGAAGAAAGGAGATATTGTGATTAAGCACATAAGAACTGAGTCCATGCTAGCTGATCCTTTAACCAAAGGTTTAAAGCCCATAACGTTCAAGGAACATGTT GAAGAATTCCATCAGGCACAcaacttcaaagctttgatgcACTTACCTATATTGGCAATCCCGAGCTTTGTGGAGCCCCTCTTACAAAAAACTGTACAGAAGATGAAGAATCTCAAGGTATGGATGCCattgatgaaaatgaagaaggtCATGAAATGCCATAGTTCTACATTGGCATGGGACTTGGATTCATTGTGGGCTTTTGGGGAGTCTGTGGTGCTCTTTTCTTCAAGAAAGCATGGAGGTATGCTTATTTCCAGTTTCTTTATGATGTTAAAGACTGGGTGTATGTGGCCATAG